From Micromonospora echinospora:
CGATGGTGCTGCGGGTCGGGGTGGCCCGGCACGTGCTGCCCGACGTCGATCCGCGGGTCGGCGCGGTGTTCGACGACGTGCACGCCACCGGCACGGCGGCGCTGACCGACCTGCGGCGGCTGGTGGCGGTGCTGCGTGACCCGGACGGCGTACGCGGCGACGCCGCCCTGACCGCGATCGAGCCGGCGGCGCTGCCGAGCGCGCTCGGCGCGGCGGTGGACCGGGCCCGGCAGGCGGGCGTCGTCGTGGAGGCCGACGTCGACCCGGCCGTCGGCACCCTCGACGCGGTACGCGGCCAGGCGGTGCTGCGACTGACCCAGGAGGCGTTGACGAACGTGGCGAAACACGCGGGCGCGGCGGCGCGGGCGCGGCTGACCGTGTCGGTCGAGGACGGCGCGGTGCACTGGAGGGTGTCCGACGACGGGCGGGGCGCGGCGCCGGCCGGGATGCCCTCCGGCGGCGGCCACGGCATCGTCGGCATGCGGGAACGGGTGGAGGTGCTCGGCGGGCGGCTGGAGGCCGGGCCCACGGAGTCCGGCTGGCGGGTACGGACCGTGCTGCCGCCCGCCCACGCCACTCCCCGGCCCCGCCCGGGCGCGCCGGAGCCGGCGTGATCCGGCTGCTGCTGGTCGACGACCAGCACCTCATCCGGGCGGGCCTGCGGATGCTCTGCGACGCCCAGCCCGACCTCGACGTGGTCGGCGAGGCCGACAACGGCCGGGACGCGATCACCCTCGCCGCCCGGCTGCGGCCGGACGTGGTGGTGATGGACCTGCGGATGCCCGGCGTCGACGGCATCACCGCGACCAGCCGGATCCTCGCCGACCGGCCCGCCACCCGGGTCATGGTGCTCACCACGTTCGGCGACGACGACCACCTCTACCCGGCGCTGACCGCGGGCGCCTGCGGGTTCCTGCTCAAGGACGCGCCCCCGGCCGATCTGCTCGACGGCATCCGCCGCGCCGCCGCCGGGGACAGCCCGTTCAGCCCGGAGGTCCTGCGCCGGCTGGTCGAGCGCGCGGTGCACGCCCGCGCCGGCGCGCCCCGGCGCACGGCCGAGCTGACCGCGCGCGAGCGGGACGTGCTGGACCTGGTCGCCGACGGACTGTCGAACACCGAGATCGCCGACCGGCTGCACATCGGCGTGACCACTGTGAAGACGCACATCACCAGCCTGATGACCAAGACCGGCAGCCCCAACCGGGTACGCCTGGCGCTGTGGGCGCGCGGCGGCTGAGCGCCCGGCGGCTCACTCCTCGATCGCGCCGCCCACCGCGCGCAGGTGCGCCCGGAACGTCAGCGCCGGGTCGGCCGCGCGGGCCGTCAGGTAGGCGGCGAACCCGACCTGCGACCGCAGCGACTCCCCGGCCCGGATCCGGTCGGCCTGCCGCCGCTCGGTGTCCCGGATGGACTCGGCCAGGTCGAACAGCTCCCCGGCCCGGTCCGCCGGCACGAACAGCACGCCGTCGTCGTCGGCCAGGGCCAGGTCCCCCGGGCCGACGGTGAACGACCCGACCCGCGCCTGTGCCAGCGCCCCGTCCGGGCGCGGCTCCAGCTCCAGCGGCCCGCTCGGGGTGGCGCCGAGGCTGAACACCGGCAGCCCGACCGCCACCAGGTCTGCGGTGTCGCGGTGCGCGCCCCACACCACCAGGCCGGCCAGCCCGGCGGCCCGCGCCTCCAGCACCACCAGGTCGCCGACGCAGGCCCGGTCGGTGCGCCCGTCGTCATCGACGACGAGCACGTCACCGTCGGCGGCCTGCTCGATCGCCTCGAGGAAGACGTCCACGCTGCCCACGTGCCGGGCCGGGCGGACCCGGCCGACCAGCCGCCGCCCGGGCAGCACCGGGCGCACGGCGGCCGGGGCGCAGCGGACCTCGACGCCGGCGCGAAGGCAGGCGTCGGCGACGTGAGCGGTGGTCAGCGCGGCGAACCGCGCGGCCGGGACGCTGTGACGGATGTCCATGGCCCGACGCTAGCGAGCCGGACCTGCCGCGACAGGTGCCAGTTGCCGCCCGGTGGCCTTCGGCCGGGCGGGCCGGCTCATCCGGGCCCTCCCGCACCAGCTCCCGAGCCCTGCCTGCGCGGAGATCACCATGGTGATCTCCAGTTGGCGAAGCCGGTTCCGGCCGGCCGCACCGCCCTCGGCACGGACCCGGGCCAGCGCGCTGCCGCCCCGCTCGACCGCCCGGTCCAGGGGCGAGCGGACGGTGTCGCCACGGCGGTCGGTCATGGCGGCGGTTACCCGCCTCCGGGGCGGTGAATCGTCCGCCCGGCAGGGCCGGCGCCCGGATCAGCGCCCGAAGGTGCGGTCGAGCAGGTCGAACAGCGCGGTCCAGTGCCGCTTCGTGGCCTGCTCGTCGTACATCGGCGTGTCCGACTGGGTGTAGCCGTGACGGGCGCCGGGGTAGACCTCGGAGCGGTAGGTGACACCGGCCGTGGCCAGCGCCTTCTCCAGCACGGCGATCTGCTCGGCGGTCATCGACGGGTCGGCGTCGGCGTGCCCGAAGTAGAGCTCGCCGGTCACCGCGCCGAGGGCCAGGTGCGGGCTGTCCGGGGCGTCGGTGACCACCCGGCCGGCGTGGAACGCCGCCACCGCGGCGATCCGGCCCGGAAGCGCCTCGATCGCGCGCAGCGCGTTCATGCCGCCCATGCAGTACCCGGTGATCGCCGCCGGACCCGGCGCGACGTCCGGCTGGGCGGCGAGGAAGTCCAGGTAGGCGGCGGTGTCCCGGGCCACCGTGTCCGGCGTCAGCGCGGCCATCATCGGGCCGATCCGCTCGAACAGTGCGCTGCGGCGGCTGTCGTCGGCGAGCGCGCCGAGGTCGATCAGCGGGGCGCGCCCGGCGCGGTGGAACAGGTTGGGCGCCAGCACGACGTACCCGCGGCCGGCGATCGTCGCGGCCATCTCCGCCACCCGGGGCCGCAGCCCGAAGGCGTCCATGAACAGCAGGACGGGCGGGAAGGGTCCACCGGAGTCCGGCCGCGCCAGGTAGGCGTCCGCCGTTCCGTCGGGGGTGGGCACGTCGACGATCGTCGGCTGCACTGTCTCGACCTCCTCGCTGTCGGGTTTCCCGCCGCACGCTACTCCCGGCCCGGCCCGGCAAGGCCAGGACCTCGGGTTTCCGCTCCGGGACCCGCCCGTTTGCCGGGGCCGAGCGCGGGAATCCCGCTGTCCCGGCGGAGGAAGGCGGCGAGATGGACCAGGATCAGTTCATCGGCGCGGTGGCCCAGCGGTGCGGCGCGTCCGCGGAGCAGGCCACGGCGATCACCCGGGCGACGTTGACGACGCTGGCCGAGCGGATCGACGGCGGGGAGGCCCGCGACCTGGCCGACCAGCTGCCCGAGGCGCTGCGGGCCTACGCGTTCGGCCCGGCCGAGGCCGCCGAGCCGTTCGGGATCGACGTGTTCGTGGAGCGGGTGAGCGGCCGCGCCGACGTGGACGTGGACGCCGCCCGGGACGGGGTCACCGCGGTGTTCGACGTGCTGCGCGACGCCGTCGACCCGGCTGCGTACGCGCAGGTCGTCGGGCAACTGCCGGCCGAGTACGGCGACGTGGCCGACCAGAGCGCCCCGTACGTGCGGCGCACGGCGTGACGGGGGCGCGATGAGCGAGGACGCGCTGCGCCGCCCGCCCGAGGCCGACGCGCAGGAACAGCGGCAGGACGAGACGCTCGTCGGCCCGCCCGACACCGTCGACACGGCAGTGCCCGAGGCGAGCGAGGCGGACCTTGCCGAGCAGGGCGTGCTGCGCCCGCCGAGCGACCGGGCGGGCCTGGGCGAGTCGGTGCGCGGCGACCTGACCGCCGCCGACGCGGTGGAGCAGAACACGGAGATCCCGCTGCCCGAGGAGGAGCACTGGGCCTGACGGTCAGTGGTCCGGGCTGTCGGCCCGCGCCATCAGCCGCAACGCGTTCGGGTCCAGGCCGACGCGGACCGGGGTCTGCCCGTACGGCTCGCCGTCGACCTCGATGCGGGCCGGCCGGTCGGTCTCCAGCCACAACTGGCGTACCGCCAGGAACGGCTCGTCGCCGAGCGTGCGGCGGTGGCCGGCCGCCGCGTTGCGCGCCGTCTCGCGCAGCAGCCCGCGCCGGGTCGGCCCGCCCACCGGGTACGCGACCAGCAGCCGGTCGTCGGCGGTGGCGTCGGCGGTGATCGGGCGGCCGGCGTGGAAGCCGCCGTTGGCCACGTACACCTGGTGCGTGGTGAACGTGTGCTCGCGGCCCTCGGCGCGGACCGTCACGACCAGCGGCCGGTGCCGGGCCAGCAGTCCCAACCCGGTCATCGGATACGCGAGCCGCCCGGCGACCCGCTTCAGCCCCGGTGGCGCGGCCTGCATGATGTCGGCGGACAGCCCGATCCCGACGTGGTTGGTGAACCTGGTGTCGCCGATCAGGCCCAGGTCGACGTCGATCACCTTCCCGCCGGTGAGGACGCCGATCGCGGCGTCCAGGTCGAGCGGGACGCCGACGGTGCGGGCGAAGTTGTTAGTGGTGCCCAGCGGCAGCAGGCCCATCGCGATGTCCCGGTGGGCGAGCAGCCGGGCTGCCGCGCCGACGGTGCCGTCGCCGCCGCCGGTGACCAGCAGGTCCGGCCCGAGGTCGGCGGCCTCGGCGAGCACCCGGTCCAGTTCGCCGGGCCGCTCCACCGGGTACGCGCCGAGCAGCGCGAAACCGGCCGCGCGCAGGCGCGCATGGACGGTGTCGTAGAGCCGCCGGCCCCGGCGGGAGTGGGCGTTTACCACGAGCGCCGCCCGCCGTCGTTCCCGGATCGCCGTGGTCAGCTCCCGCTTGGTCCGCACGGTGGTGACCCTAGCCGCCACCGCGCGCCGCGGGCCGGTCGCGCTGCCGATGTTGACCGGGTCGGTTATCGTCGCGGCGGCCGTGATCTTCGACCCGCGAGGATGGATGTCCAGATGAGCCAGCCGGCAGTGCCACAGGCGACAGTGCCAGCGCCCCAGCCCACCCAGCCGAGCCGGCGGGCGCCGGCCCTGATCGGGCTGGCGCTGATCGTCCCGGCAGTGATCGCCTGGGTCTGGTCGTACGTCCTGCCCACCCTGTCCACTGTGGCCCGCAGCTTCGAGGGTGACGGGCTGCGCCGTCCGTACGAATCGGCGGGTGTGCGGAACTACGAGGTCGCCTTCACCTCCGGGTTCGTCGGACAGGTCGGGTTCGCGGTGCTGCTCAGCCTGATCCCGCTGGCGGTGGCGCTGCTCGCCGCGCCGCTGCTCGCCGTCCTCGCCGACCGGGCCGGCCGGGTCGCCCGCCTGGTCACCCGGGGCGTGCTGGCGCTGCCGCTCGCCGCGTACGCGCCGGTCGCCGTGTACCTCGGCCGACGCGCCGAGAACATCGAGAGCGGCACCTACACCGAGAATCTGCAGTCCCCCCGGACGTTCCTCGTCTCGGCGCTGGCACAGGTGACGTTCGGGCTGGTCGTCGCGGTAGCCGCGACTCTGTACCTGAGCGCCCTGCGCCGCCGCGAGCCCGACCAGCGGCCCGCGCCCGCCATGCTGGCCGTCGGCGGGCTGCTCGGCTTGGGCGTTCTCGCCGCCGGCCTGCAGACCTTCACCGCCCCGTACATCCTGACCGGCGGCGGACCGCGCGGCGACTACACGGCGACGCCGGTGTTCAGCATCGCGCAGACCTCGTTCCGGACGTTGCGCCTGGGCGTCGGATCGGCCACGTCGACCCTGCTGCTGGTGCTGCTCGGGCTGCTCGGGCTGGCCGCGGTGGCGCTCATCCTGGCCACCCGGCTGCGCATCGAGTTCGACGGCTGGCGGGACCGCCCGGCCGTCCGGGAGGCGGAGTCCTACTCCGGCCGCCGGCCGCTGTTGGTCGGGCTGACCGCTGTCGCGCTCGTCGTCGTCATCGGCGTCACCGTCTGGGCGTCGTCGCCGTGGCTGCGGAACCTCTCCTCCGACACCGGGCCCCTGCCCAGGGGAGTCGAGACGTCGAACCTGTTCGCCAACACCTGGGTGCCGCCGCTGCTGTCCACGCTCGTCGCGGTGGGGCTCGCGGCGCTGGCCGGATTCGGGATCGGCGCGCTGCGACCGCTCGGACGCTGGAGCGAACTGCTGCTGGTGCCGTTCGCGCCCTGGTTGTTCGTCGGTGCCGGCCCGCTGGCCATCGCCAATTTCGAACGCACAATGGAGCGCGAACAGCTGGGCCTGTTCCTCGGCCTGGTGCCGCCGACCTGGCTGTCGGTGCCCGCGCTGTTCGCGTTCACGCTGCTGTTCCGGGGCCAGCACGAGCGGTGGCGTTCCGGCGGCGGCGTCGGCCGTACGCTGCTGCTGCCGGCGTTGCCGATGCTTGCCGTGACAGCGTTGCCGACCTGGCTGGCGCACGCCCAGTCACCACTGTGGACGACGCTGGTGGGCAAGGGGCCCGACAGCCTCACCGCTCCCGTGCTGGTGCAGATGGTCGCCAGCCGCGCCTTCGGCGCCGGGGGTGAGCTTCCGCTGGGCCTGATCCTGCCGCTGCCGATGCTGATCCTGTTCGTGGTGCTGTTCGTCGCGCTCATGGTCGGCTACGTGGATCGGCTCGCCATCCGGGTGGGGCGGCGCAGCGGCGCGGACGCGCCGCCCGCCGGTGCGGGCGGGCCCGTCGGCAAGGTCACCGCATAGGGAAACCCCCGATTACGGGCGGTGACGTCGCGCCTAGCGTCGGACGCATGGCAACTGACGCGCTCACACCGGCCCGGACCGCCCGCCTCCACCGCGCCCGCCTGGCGCTGCCCCTGGTGCTGCTCGCCCTGCTCGCGCCGGCCGGGTGCGACGCCGCCGGCGGTGACCCGCTCGACCCCACTTCGGCCGACGTCGCCGAGGACGCGGACCCGGACGCGGGCGCGATGGGCGGCGTCAAGCCACCGTGCCCGTTCACCGCCGCCCAGGTGTCCGAGATCGTCGGACAGAGCATGCGCGACGACGGCAACTGCCTGTTCGGCGACGGCAAGGGCGTGGCCAGCCTGGCCGTCACCACCGCCTCGCCGGCCGCCGGCAAGATGACCTACGAGTACCAGTACGACCAGGCCGGCAAGCAGTACGAGAAGGTCGTCGACCTGGACCGGGGCGAGCAGGGCTACCTGGCGGTCAAGGACATCAGCGGTGAGGCGGTGCTGATCGACGGCAAGGGCACCTACACCGTGACGATCAGCAGCTTCGGCGGCGGCACCGCCGGCAACGAGAAGATCCTGCGCCGCGCACTCGACGCGATCCCGGCCTGAGCGGGGCAGGCGTGCGAACCCGAGGACTGATCGCGCTCGCGCTGACCGCGACCCTGCTCACCGCCTCGGCCGGATGCGGCGACGACGAACCGCCGGCCGTCGGTGGCACTGCGTCCGCCGCGGGCGCGCCGGTCGCAGACCCGACCGGGGACGCGCCGGCCGAGCCGAGCACCGAACCGGTGGACGACGCCGCCGGGCCGGACGCCTGCGCGCTGGTGTCCAAGGCCGACGCCGAACGTCTCGCCGGCACGCCGCTCGACGAGCCGGTCGCCGCCGGGCAGTCGTGCACGTACACCGGACCGACGAGCGGGCCCACCGCCCAGGTCGAGTCGTTCGTGGGCGAGGGCGCCAAGAAGTACCTCGACATCGAGCGGCAGCTCGGGCACGAGATCCGGGAGCTGAGCGGGGTGGCCGACGAGGCGCTGTTCACCGCGGAGGCGTTCTTCCTTCGCAAGGGCGAGCTGTGGGTCGCGGTACGGCTGGTGCGGCTCAACGACCCGCAGGAGAACCGGGCGCCGCTGGAACGGCTCGCCCGTACCGTCGCCGGCCGGATGTGAGGCGGCCGGTGCGCGGCCGTCGGCTGCTCGCGGCCGGCGTGGCGGCGCTGCTGGCGGTGACCGGCTGCGCCGGGCCCACGCCCGGCCCGGCCGACGCGGGCGACGGGGAGCAGCCCCGCTACGGGCAGGCCCCGGCGCCGGGAAAGGACGTCACGCTGCAACCGGACGTGGTGCTCGTCGGCGGCGGCAGCCGGACCGTGCGGTCGGTGAGCCCGGACGGGCTGACCTGGCGGCTCGACCCGGACGCGCGCGACGCCGACCGGCTCGCGCCCGGCAAGGTCATGTTCCTCACCGGACGCGGCGTGGGACGGGTGCTCGACCTGGCCGAGGAAGGCGGCGACCTGGTCGTCACGATCGGCCCGGTCGCACTCACCGAGGTGATCCGCGACGGCACGTTCGGCGGGGACGACGTCACCCTCGACCGGCCGACCGTCTATGTAGCGGGTGAACCGTCGTGGACCCGGGACGCCGCAGCGGCCGGTGGCACGCTCGGCCGGGCCCGTCCGCTCGCCGTCGCCCCCGCGCAGCCTCCGCCCGCGCCGGGCGGGCAGGCGGCCGCCACCGCCCAGGGCTACCGGGTACGGACGTTCTGCTGCGCCGGCGGTGTCGGCACGCACTTCACGTACGACGACGGCGGCGTCCGGCTCGCCGGCACCCTCACGCTGACCGTCGGCCGTCCGGCCGCGTCGTTCCATTTGGCCATCGGCGCCGGCCGGGTGACCCGGGCCGAACTGGAGATCGGCGGCGGCTTCGGCATCAAGGTGGACTTCACCGCCGGCGTCGACGGCGGGCAGAACCACCGCAAGACGTTCCCGATCCCGGTCGACATCGCGTTCCCGATCGGGCTGATCGCCGGCCTGCCGCTGTCGTTCACGGTGAGCCAGACGCTGGAGGTGGCCACCGCGTTCGGCGCCCGACTGGGCACGTTCCGCGGCGCCGGCGAGTACGCGCTGGCCGGCAAGCTCGGCTTCGGCTACACCAACGGCCAGGTGGGCTCGCGCGTGACGGAGGGCTTCGCGCGCCGGGTGAGCCTGCTCGACTCGCTCACCGGCGTGCCGGTCGGCGTGATGGGGCTGGTCATCCGGCACGGCGTGCGGTTCACCATGGGCATCAGCGCGTTCCTGTTCACCGCCGGTGTGTGGTTCGAGCTGGTCACCTCGTACGGGGCCACGATCGGGTCCGCGCTCGGCGCGCCGTACGCGCTGTGCCGCGGCGTCGGCCTCGGCGTACGGGCGAGGTTCGGGATCGGCTACCGCATCCTGGAACCCGTCGTCCAAGTGATCAACAAGTTCCTCAGCCTGCTCAGCCCGTCCCGGGCGCCCCGGATCCCGCCGATCGCGGCGACCGCCGGACCGAGTTGGAGCGCCGACGTCTACCACGACGAGGAGGTCATCCCGCCCGTCTCGATATGCAAACAGGTTCCAGGCTAGGCCGCGCCGACGCTGGGTTCGCGGGCGCCGCTGTGCCACGATCCCGCCATGGACGCCGCACTGGTCGGCCGCGACGCGGTCGTCGAGCGGGTGTGGCGCGCCCTGGCGGCGGGCACTCCGGTGCTGCTCGACGGTCCCAGCGGCATCGGCAAGACGGCGCTGTGGCGAGCCGTGCTCGACCACGCCCGGCGCACCGGCTGGCGGGTGCTGTCCGCCGCGCCCACCGAGGCCGAGACGGCGCTGCCGTACGCGGCGCTCGCCGACGTGCTCCGCCCGCTGGCCGACGCGCTACCAGGGCTGCCGGCGCCGCAGCGGGCCGCAGCCGACATGGTGCTCCTGACCGGCGAGCACGACGGCGCGGCGGTCGACGAACGAGCAGTGGGCGCCGCCACCCGCACCCTGCTCGACACGGCGGTGACGGATGCGCCTCGCCTCCTGCTCGCCGTCGACGACCCGCAGTGGCTGGACCCGCCGAGCGCCCGGGCGCTGCGGTTCGCGCTGCGCCGGCTGTCCCGGTGGCCCGCCGTCCTGGCCACCCACCGCACCGGCGAGAACCCGCCGGCGCCGGTGCCGCTCGGGCTGGACGACGACCCGACCGGCCGGCACCCGCTGCTGCGCGCCGACGTACCGCCGCTGCCCGCGCCCGACCTGCACCGCATCCTGCAGGCCCGCCTCGGCGGCACGCTCAGCCGCCCGCTCGTCGAGCGGCTGGCGCGTGACGCGGACGGCAACCCGCTGCTCGCCGTGGAACTGGCCCGGGCGGTGCTGCGGCTGCCCCGCCCGCCCGCGCACGACGAAGACCTGCCCGTGCCGTCGTCGCTGCGCCGGCTGCTCGCCGAGACGCTGCGGACGCTGCCCGGCCCGAGCCGGGAGGCGGTACGGCTGGCCGCGTTGCTGACCGTGCCGGACATGCGGGACCTGACGGCGGCGGGCGTACCGCCCGGCGCGCTGGACGCGGCGGAGGACGCTGGGCTGGTCGTGGTCACGCCGAGCCGGATCAGCTTCGCGCACCCCCGGTACGCGGCAGCGGTCCGGGAGAGCATCCCGCCGGGGGCCCGGCGGCGCCTGCACGCGGTGCTCGCCCGAGCGGTCGCCGACCCGGACGAGCGGGCCCGGCAACTGGCCCGGTGCGCGGTCGCGCCGGACGCGGACGTCGCCGCCGACCTGGCCGCCGCGGCGGCCCGGCAGCGGATGCGCGGCGCGGCCGCGCTCGCCGCCGACTGGTACGCGCGGGCGGCCGAGCTGACCCCGCCGGCCGCGACCGCCGACCGCAACCGGCGTCGCCTGGACGCGGTGCAGTGCCGCATCGACAGCGGGGACTACGCGGCGGCCGGCCGGGCCGCCGAGGCCGCGGCCGCGGAGCTGGCCGGCGCCGAGCGGGGTGAGGCGCTGCTGCTGCGCGCGCTCGTCGCCTGGTGCGCCGACGACCTGGTCACCGCCGTGCGGGTGGCCGAGCAGGCGCTCGCCGCGGCCGGAGGGGACGGGCACCTGGCCGGGCGGATCCACACGCATCTGACGATGTTCCACGACCAGCCGGAGGCCGCGCGGGCGCACGCGCGGGCGGCGATCGCCCGGCTCTCCGACCGCGACGACCACCGCCCGCTGCTCACCGCCGCGCTGCTGCTGCTCTTCTTCCACGAGGTACGCGCCGGCGGAGAGGCGCCGACCGGGCTGCTCGACCGGGCGCTGGCGCTGGAGGCCGGCGAACCGTCCTACCTGGCCGGTTCGGTGCCGGCGATCTGGTGGAAGGCCGTCGACGACCACGACCGGGCGCGGGCCCGGCTGCACCTGATGCTGGATCGGGCGGTGGCGCGCGGGGACGACCCGCTGCGGCACGAGGCGCTCACCCACCTCGGCGAGACGGAACTGCTGGCCGGGCGTTTCGCCGAGGCCGGTACGCACATCGCCGCCGCCCGCGACCTGGGTGAGCAGCTGGGCACGGGCCTGGTGGGCGAGAGTTGGCTGGCCGGCATGCTCGACGCGCACCGTGGCCGGCTGGCGCGGGCGGGCGCCGCCGCGGCCGGACTGCGCCGCGACGACGACCGCGGCGACACCTGGAGCCGCCGGCTGCACCGCCAGCTCGCCGGGCTGGTGGCGCTCGCCTCGGGCGAATGGGCCACGGCCGCGGCGGCGTACGGCTCGCTCGCGGCCGACCTGGACGGTTCGGGCATCGCCGAGCCGCTGGGGCAGCGGTTCGAGCCGGACTGGATCGAGGCGTGCGTGGGCGCCGGTGACCTGGACACCGCGCACGCGGCGCTGGACCGGCTGGCCCGGCGGCACGGGCGGCTGCCGCGACCGTGGACGACGCTCGGGCTGGCCCGCAGCCGGGTGCTGCTGGCCGGCGCGACGGGAGCGGACCCGGGCGAGGCGCTGGACGCGCTGGCGCAGGCCCGGGCCGCCGTGCCGGAGGCGGTGCTGCCGCTGGACCGGGCCCGCTGCCTGCTCGCCGCCGGCCAGGCGTACCGGCGGGTGCGTCGCCGGCGGGAGGCGCGGGCGGCGCTCGACGCGGCGGTGGCCGAGTTCGACGCCCTCGGCGCGTCCGCCTTCGCCGACCGGGCGCGGGCGGAGCTGGGCCGCATCGGCGCCCGCACCCCGGCCCCGACGACGCTCACCGCGACGGAGGAGCGGGTGGCCCGGCTCGCCGCCCGGGGGCAGACGAACCGGCTCATCGCCGACGCGCTCTACATCAGCCCGAAGACGGTCGAGGCGAACCTGGCCCGGGTCTACCGCAAGCTGGGCATCGCCAGCCGCGCCGAACTGGGCGCGGCGATGGGGCGGCCACCCGGGCAGTGACCGCGCTCAGGGCGCGGCGAACGTGTCCAGGTACGCGCCGAGCAGCTCGCGGGCACGCCCGGGCGGCATCCGCTCGGGGTACGTCAGCGCGTGCAGCGCGAGCCCGTCGAGCAGGGCGTGCAGCCGCGCGGCGGCCGCGGGGTCGGGCACCGGTTCCCCGGTGAGGAGACAGACGGCGAAGTCGACGGCGCGACGGATGCCGTCGTCCGCCTCGGTCATCCGGGACCGCGCGGCCGGGTCGGTCTGGGCGCGCGCGGCGAGCAGCAGCCACACCTCGGCCTCGCGGACGCGCTGGCGGTCCAGCGGCAGCAGGTGTTCCAGCACCCGCTGGGCGACCTCGCGCGGAGGGCCGGTCCGGTCGTCCGCGGCGATCCGCTCGGCCGCCTCGGCCTGTACGTGCTCCATGGCGAACACCAGCAGCTCGGTCTGGGTCGCGAAGTAGTGCCGCAGCGCGCTCGGTGAC
This genomic window contains:
- a CDS encoding TetR/AcrR family transcriptional regulator, which codes for MPKIVDHDARRAELARAMWRVVYRDGVGAATVRSIAAEAGWSPSALRHYFATQTELLVFAMEHVQAEAAERIAADDRTGPPREVAQRVLEHLLPLDRQRVREAEVWLLLAARAQTDPAARSRMTEADDGIRRAVDFAVCLLTGEPVPDPAAAARLHALLDGLALHALTYPERMPPGRARELLGAYLDTFAAP